In Bacillus cereus ATCC 14579, a single window of DNA contains:
- a CDS encoding DUF4029 domain-containing protein translates to MLRRKLLYLFLTVPLYAWLISMTKIELMALFLGYVFIFSNLNRIQEQSILEICLFSISIELFSIVSIVLLNELFLRIHSFTLMKFWNIILQAICTYIVFVVLKEIVGKQTVFQDNRKWE, encoded by the coding sequence ATGCTAAGACGTAAATTACTATATCTATTTTTAACTGTACCATTATACGCTTGGCTCATTAGCATGACGAAAATAGAGTTAATGGCTCTATTTTTAGGGTATGTATTCATCTTTTCCAACTTAAATCGCATTCAAGAACAGTCTATTTTAGAAATATGTCTATTTTCGATTAGTATAGAATTATTTAGTATCGTTTCGATTGTATTATTAAACGAATTATTTCTACGGATTCATTCATTTACATTAATGAAATTTTGGAATATTATATTGCAAGCAATATGTACTTACATTGTGTTTGTTGTGTTGAAAGAAATAGTCGGAAAGCAGACAGTTTTTCAGGATAATAGAAAATGGGAGTGA